The following are from one region of the Advenella mimigardefordensis DPN7 genome:
- the queF gene encoding NADPH-dependent 7-cyano-7-deazaguanine reductase QueF (Catalyzes the NADPH-dependent reduction of 7-cyano-7-deazaguanine (preQ0) to 7-aminomethyl-7-deazaguanine (preQ1) in queuosine biosynthesis) produces MSDSTLLHAPLGKETRYADHYDPALLFPIAREAGRAHLSLQPPPAWYGADIWNAYELSWLNPKGKPQVALARFGFPASSTHIIESKSFKLYLNSFNQTPMHDSDAVRACMQQDLSAAAGGPVEVTLFAPTNFADQTLGELEGTLLDTLDIDITIYAPDAGLLQADPTQSRHETLRTNLLKSNCPVTAQPDWGSLQIEYTGAAIDHASLLKYIISYRGHNGFHEQCVEQIFCDIMQRCAPETLTVYARYTRRGGLDINPWRSTQADFIAPDARNARQ; encoded by the coding sequence ATGTCAGACTCGACATTACTGCATGCACCACTGGGAAAAGAAACCCGGTATGCCGACCACTATGATCCAGCGTTGCTGTTTCCCATTGCCCGTGAGGCCGGGCGTGCGCATCTGAGCCTGCAGCCGCCACCGGCCTGGTATGGCGCAGATATATGGAACGCCTACGAGCTGTCCTGGCTGAACCCAAAAGGCAAACCGCAAGTGGCCCTGGCCCGGTTTGGTTTTCCTGCCAGCAGCACGCATATTATTGAATCCAAATCATTCAAACTGTATCTGAACTCATTCAACCAAACGCCGATGCACGATAGCGACGCTGTTCGTGCCTGCATGCAGCAGGACCTGAGCGCCGCGGCCGGCGGGCCGGTCGAGGTCACGCTGTTTGCGCCGACAAACTTTGCTGACCAGACGCTGGGCGAGCTGGAAGGAACGCTGCTGGATACGCTGGACATCGACATCACCATTTACGCTCCGGACGCCGGCTTGTTGCAGGCCGACCCCACACAGTCCAGGCACGAGACGCTGCGCACGAATCTGCTCAAATCCAACTGCCCGGTCACCGCTCAGCCAGACTGGGGCAGCCTGCAAATTGAGTACACCGGCGCCGCCATTGATCACGCTTCCCTGCTTAAATATATTATTTCCTATCGTGGCCATAACGGATTTCATGAGCAATGCGTAGAACAGATCTTCTGCGATATCATGCAAAGGTGTGCGCCCGAAACCCTGACCGTGTATGCTCGTTATACGCGTCGCGGCGGCCTGGATATCAACCCCTGGCGCAGCACACAGGCCGATTTCATTGCCCCTGATGCACGCAACGCACGTCAATAA
- the grxD gene encoding Grx4 family monothiol glutaredoxin: MSEVQNFIRETVTEHPVVLFMKGTAQFPQCGFSGKAIQILRESGVKKLVTVNVLDDQEVREGIKQFSNWPTIPQLYVKGEFIGGSDIVSEMYASGELKTVLEQAGAFES; encoded by the coding sequence ATGAGCGAAGTACAGAATTTTATCCGCGAGACCGTTACAGAACACCCCGTTGTGCTGTTCATGAAAGGCACGGCTCAGTTTCCGCAATGCGGCTTCTCTGGCAAGGCCATCCAGATTTTGCGTGAATCCGGCGTAAAAAAACTGGTTACTGTGAATGTGCTGGACGATCAGGAAGTACGTGAAGGCATTAAGCAGTTTTCCAACTGGCCCACTATTCCCCAGTTGTATGTGAAGGGCGAATTCATTGGCGGTTCAGATATCGTTAGCGAAATGTACGCAAGCGGCGAGCTCAAAACCGTACTGGAGCAGGCGGGCGCCTTCGAGTCCTGA
- a CDS encoding EI24 domain-containing protein, protein MKQPPYVSVSAAFSKGIATQMRPSMLFAIVLPFVIALITAVILLVFAWGPLDNWLDSTAMNWGWFQSTSARLSGWGFATMSDWFTGVLTFVALLAVSGIAGLAAAAILVMPMALKVISEGSYPELQKKGVNATITSLANTIKVSAIFVIGWLVTLPLWLIPFAGIALSLFWGAYAFSHMTRLDAIVEHATLEERVYVLRHYSRGFWLIGLVCAAIALIPFAGFIMPVFSILVCTHYGLMALKAVRAQPPEALAENSAAQAKRLP, encoded by the coding sequence ATGAAACAACCGCCCTATGTCAGCGTCTCTGCCGCGTTCAGTAAAGGCATCGCAACCCAGATGCGCCCTTCCATGCTGTTTGCCATCGTGTTGCCGTTTGTGATTGCCCTTATCACAGCGGTGATATTACTGGTGTTCGCCTGGGGTCCGCTGGATAACTGGCTGGATAGTACCGCGATGAATTGGGGCTGGTTCCAGTCTACGTCAGCGCGCCTGTCGGGCTGGGGGTTTGCCACCATGAGCGACTGGTTCACCGGCGTACTAACCTTTGTGGCTCTGCTCGCGGTCAGCGGCATCGCCGGGCTGGCGGCCGCAGCCATTCTGGTCATGCCCATGGCCCTGAAAGTGATTAGTGAAGGCAGCTACCCCGAGCTGCAGAAAAAAGGCGTTAACGCCACGATCACCAGTCTGGCCAATACGATCAAGGTGAGTGCGATTTTCGTGATTGGCTGGCTGGTTACATTGCCGCTCTGGCTGATTCCCTTTGCAGGCATTGCGCTGTCGCTGTTCTGGGGTGCCTATGCGTTTTCACACATGACCCGGCTGGACGCGATTGTTGAACACGCCACCCTTGAAGAACGGGTCTACGTGCTGCGTCATTACAGTCGTGGTTTCTGGCTGATCGGGCTGGTTTGTGCAGCGATTGCACTGATTCCGTTTGCCGGCTTTATCATGCCCGTCTTTTCAATCCTGGTGTGTACCCATTACGGATTGATGGCCCTCAAAGCGGTACGCGCCCAACCGCCAGAGGCGCTTGCTGAAAACAGTGCTGCCCAGGCAAAACGCCTGCCCTGA